The sequence GCCGCGTGGTCATGCGCCTCGAGGCGCGCGCCGACGGCCCCCGCGAACAGCAGCGCGAGGAGACCGAGAACCGTAAGGGCGATGCGGCCGAACCGGCCGCCGGACGCGGGGGTCATGAGCCGAGAGGTAAGCCGCGCGCCGAGCCGGTGCAACTCCGTGCGGACCCGGGGTGCGGGACGGGCGTCGCGTCCTCAGGCGCCGTAGGGCGGCTTGTCGTACCCCGCCGGCGAGAGCGTGAAGATCTCGCAGCCGGTCTCCGTCACGCCCACCGTGTGCTCGAACTGGGCGGAGAGCGAGCGGTCGCGGGTCACCGCGGTCCAGCCGTCGCCCAGCACCTTCACGTGGGGGCGGCCGAGATTGATCATCGGCTCGATGGTGAAGAACATCCCCGCCTGCAGCGGCACGTCGTAGGCGGGCTCGACGAAGTGGAGGATGGTCGGCGCGTCGTGGAAGACGCGGCCGAGGCCGTGGCCGCAGAAGTCGCGCACCACCGAGCAGCGCTCGCCCTCGGCATAGGCCTGGATCGCCGCGCCGATGGCGTTGGTGGTGGCGCCCGGCTTCACGGCGGCGATGCCCCGCATCAGGGCCTCGTAGGTGATGTCGCACAGCCGCTCCGCCTTGCGGGGCACGGCGCCGACGAAGAACATCCGGCTCGAATCGCCGTGCCAGCCGTCGACGATGAGCGTGATGTCGATGTTGACGATGTCGCCCTCGCGCAGCGGCTTGTCGTTGGGAATGCCGTGGCAGACGACGTGGTTGATCGAGGTGCAGATCGCCTTCGGATAGCCGCGGTAGAACAGCGGCGCGGGATAGGCGCCGTGGTCCATGGCGAACTCGAAGGCGATCTTGTCGAGCGCCTCCGTGGTGACGCCCGGCTTGACGTGCTCGACCATCAGGTCGAGCGCCTGCGCGGTCAGCTGCCCGGCGCGGCGCATGGCCGCGAAGGCCTCCGGCCCGTGGATCGGCGGCTCCTTGTGGCCGGCGCGGCGTTCGAGCTGTTCGGTGTTGTCGAGCGTCATCTCGTCCCTGTCCTGTTGCGCCGACCATAGTCGCGGCGACGCGCGGCGCAAGGGCTCGCGAGCCGCCGCGCGCTTGCTCCCGGGCGCGCGGGATGGCAGGAAGGCCGCGGCCCGGCGCCGGTCCCTGCCGAGGCATATAAGGTCCATGTCCGTGACGAACGAGCCCGCGCCCTACGGCGCCTATTCTCCCGACGGCCTGGTGCGCTGGGTCCTGGAGCGCACCCGCGCCGCCGGCCACGGCTGGCTCTCCAAGCGCGCCGCCTTCCTCATGCGCCGCCTCGCCGTCCGGCGCCTCGCCGGACGGCCCGTGGACGTGGAGACGCTCGGCGCCAAGTTCCGGCTCTACCCCTACAACAACGTCTGCGAAAAGCGCGTCCTGTTCACGCCGCAATATTTCGACGGCCGCGAGCGGGAGATCCTGGAGTCGCGCATCAAGCCGGGCTTCGTCTTCATCGACGTCGGCGCGAATATCGGCGCCTACGCGCTCTTCGTCGCGGCCCGCGCCGGGCACGACGCACGCATCCTGTGCGTCGAGCCCCAGCCCGACGTCTTCGACCGGCTGGTCTACAACGTGCGCCTCAACCCCTTCGCCACGGTGAAGGCGATCGACTGCGCCGTGGCGGACAAGCCGGGCGAGCTCACCCTCTTCCTCGAGCCGTCCAACTCGGGCGAGACCTCGATGAAGATCGTCGGCTCGGGCGGCGCGGGCGCCATCCGGGTGCCGGCGACGACGCTCCTCGATCTCGTGCGCCAGGAAGGCTACGAGCGCGTCGACGCCATCAAGCTCGACGTCGAGGGCGCGGAGGACGTGATCCTCGAGCCCTTCCTGCGCGAGGCGCCGCGCTCGCTGTGGCCGGACCTGATGATCGTCGAGGACGGCTCCGGCCGCTGGCAGGTGGACCTGGTGAAGCTCGTCACCGAGGCGGGGTACCGAATCGTCGAAAAGACGAAGCTGAACTACGTGTTCGAGCGGGTTTGAGGGCGGATCAGGCCGCCAGAGCGGAGCGGACGTCCGTCTTCGAGAAGTCGTCGCCGACGAAGAGCAGAGGGCACTCGAGCCGGCGGGCGAGCTCGTACGAGAACGTGTCGCCGTAATTGAGCTTGGCGGGATGCCGGCCCCGCCCCCAACGCGCATGCGCCTCGGCGGCACGTCTCGCAGCGACTTCGTCGCACGACCAGATCTTCACGCCGAGCACGTCGACGAGTGACGCCATCCGAGACCCGATGCCGCGGCCGGTGGCGACGACCATGGCCTCGACGAAGGTCGGCGCGGCCATGGCGATCGCGTCGGCCTCGGCCAGAGCGGCCTCGCACGCGTCCGCATCCGCCTCCCCGAGCAAGATCGCCATCAACGCGGATGTGTCGACGACGATCACCGCCGCGCTCCGGTGAACCTCCGAACCGTGCGGCTCACCGAGGCGCTCCGTGCTCGTCGTAGAGATAATCCTGCGAGCGCGCCGCATCGGGTCCGGGAAGCGCCTCGGTCGCCGCCAGCGCGGCTATCCGCCGAATGGCAGCCCGTCGCTCGGCGACCTCGGGCGGAGCGCGATGCCCGTCGGGAACGAGCCGGACAGCGGGACGGCCGTGCCGGGTGAGAACCACCTCTTCCCCGGCTTCCGCGCGCCGCACGAGTTCCGTGAGCTGCGCCTTGGCGGCGGTGACCGAGATCTTCATCGAGCGGCTCCGGTTTCAGCACGGCGAAAATCTAGACCATCACCTGGACCATTTCAATCCGCCACCACCGGGATCTCCCCCTCCACCACGATCTCCTCCGGCGTGACCCGGCAGACGAAAGCGTGTGTCTCCACGCCCGCCGCGCGGGCCCGGGCGAAGGCCGCGGCGTAGGCGGGATCGATGTCGGCGGCGGGGCGGAAGCGGGCGGCCTCCATCTGCACCACGGTGACGAGCGCCGCGCGGGCGCCGGCCTGCACCATGGCGGCGAGCTCGTCGAGATGGCGGGCCGAGCGCGCGGCCGTGCAGTCCGGGAACTCGGCGAGGCCGTCCTCGCGCATCAGGTGGCAGTTCTTCACCTCGAGATAGAGCGGCGGGAGCCCCTCCCCCTCCAGCAGGAAGTCGACCCGGCTGCGTTCGCCGTAGGCCACCTCGGGGCGCACGCGCGCATAGTCCCGGAACGGCGCGAGCCGGCCCTGCGCGAGCGCCTCGGCGACGAGCCGGTTCGGCGTCGCCGTGTTGACGCCGACGAGCCGCGCCGCGCCGCCGGTCATGGGCGCGGCCTCGACCAGCTCCCACGACCAGGCGAGCTTGCGCTTGGGGTTGGTCGAGGCCGAGAGCCAGACCCGCGATCCGGGCTCGGCCAGGCCCAGCATCGAGCCTGGATTGGCGACGTGCGCCGTCGCCTCGCTGCCGTCGGCGAAGGCGACGTCGGCGAGGAAGCGCTTGTAGCGGCGGATCAGGCGGGCTTCGACGAGGGGAGCGGGAAAACGCATGGCCCGGATCTCGTAGCGCGGCCGTGCGCGCCGGGCAACGCGGCGCGCGTGCACCGGACGTTCAGGATCGTGGGCTAAGGCTGCCCCGGACGAACGAGGAGGCTCGCCGCATGTCGTTTCCCCATCGCAGCGCCATCGTCGCCTGGGCGTGCTGGTCGCTCGCCGTCCTCGCCAGCGCCGCCCATGCGCCGCGCCTCGCGGTCGAGATCGTGACGCTGTCGCCGCGGCTGCTGCCGCTCGCCGGGGCGATCGCAGTGTTCGTCGCCCTCGTCGCCTGGCTGCAGCGGGAGATGGGCCTCGCGCTGGCGCGCTCGTCCTTCGGCGCGCCGCAGACGCTGGTGACGAGCGGCCCCTTCGCCTACAGCCGCAACCCGATCTATCTCGCCTTCGCGATCCCGCTCTCGAGCCTCGCGCTCTACTCGATCCCCGGCGCCCTGTTCGGCCTCGCGCTCTACTTCGCCGCGATGACGCTCCTCGTCGTGCGCCCGGAGGAGCGCGACCTCGCCAGCGCCTTCGGGCCGGCCTTCGAGGCCTGGGCCGCGCGCACGCCGCGCTGGATCGGGCTGCCGCGGCAGGCGGCCTGAGCGCGACGCGGGCGCGAAACGGCGACGCAATCGCGAGGAAACGAAGCCGCCCTATCCAGACGCCGTCGCGCGGCGAAGGACCGCGCTCACGGGACGAGACGTCGTGACCGACCACAGATCCGCCAGCCAGGCCCTGCGCCTGGCCTACGCCATGCGCGCCATCGTGCGCCGGCCCGAGCCGAAGGAGACCGCGCCGGCCGGCGAGGCGGGTACCCTCGACGTCCGGCCTCGGGCGACAGACGGCGGCGCTACGGCGGGGCCGCCCGCAGGGGCCTGACGCACGGCGGACGCCGCCGCGCGGGCGCGGCCGCTCCGCTGTCGCGATCGCCCGAGACGACGAGGCCGGCCGAGTCGCGCATTCGGAGACCGGCTTTCCCGGGTACGATCGAGCCTTATCGAAGGAAAGGTGGCGCGCCCGAAAGGATTCGAACCTCTGACCCCCAGATTCGTAGTCTGGTGCTCTATCCAGCTGAGCTACGGGCGCCTGCCGTCGCCGCGATCGCGATGCGTCGCTGCGAGGCCGGTGAGATAGAAAATACCGGCGGGCTTGGCAAGCGGGATTTCGCAGCTTTCGCGATTTTTTTCGCCGGCCCGAGGCGCCGAGGACCGCCACGTGGCCCCGAAACCCTGGTCAGGCCTCACTCTCGGGCCGATCCGGGACGACGATGCGGAAGCTCGCGCCGGGCCCCTCCGGCTCGTACGCGATGCTCCCGCCGTGGAGCCGCACGATCTCGGCGCAGATGGCGAGGCCGAGCCCGGTGCCGCCGGAGGCGCGCGTCGCGCTCTTGAACGGCTCGAACAGGTGCTCGCGGGCCTTGGCCGGCAGCCCGGGGCCCGAATCGCTCACCCGCACGACGCAGGCGCCGTCGTCCCGCCGGGCCGTGATGCGCAGCTCCCGCTCTGCCGGCGGCGTCTTGGCCATCGCGTGCACGGCGTTGCGGGCGAGGTTGACGAAGACGCGGGAGAGCTGCTCGCGGTCGGCGTCGATGGTCAGGTCCTCCGGAACGTCGAGGACGAGGCGCGCGGCGTCCGGCTCCTCGCGCGCGCCCTCCCCGTCCGGCGCGGCGAGACCCGGCACGCCCTGAAGGTCCCGGAGCAGCTCCCGCAGCGGCATCACGCGGCGGCTCGGCGCCGGCTCCACCGCGCGTCCGTAGGCC comes from Salinarimonas sp. and encodes:
- the map gene encoding type I methionyl aminopeptidase, translated to MTLDNTEQLERRAGHKEPPIHGPEAFAAMRRAGQLTAQALDLMVEHVKPGVTTEALDKIAFEFAMDHGAYPAPLFYRGYPKAICTSINHVVCHGIPNDKPLREGDIVNIDITLIVDGWHGDSSRMFFVGAVPRKAERLCDITYEALMRGIAAVKPGATTNAIGAAIQAYAEGERCSVVRDFCGHGLGRVFHDAPTILHFVEPAYDVPLQAGMFFTIEPMINLGRPHVKVLGDGWTAVTRDRSLSAQFEHTVGVTETGCEIFTLSPAGYDKPPYGA
- a CDS encoding FkbM family methyltransferase, which gives rise to MSVTNEPAPYGAYSPDGLVRWVLERTRAAGHGWLSKRAAFLMRRLAVRRLAGRPVDVETLGAKFRLYPYNNVCEKRVLFTPQYFDGREREILESRIKPGFVFIDVGANIGAYALFVAARAGHDARILCVEPQPDVFDRLVYNVRLNPFATVKAIDCAVADKPGELTLFLEPSNSGETSMKIVGSGGAGAIRVPATTLLDLVRQEGYERVDAIKLDVEGAEDVILEPFLREAPRSLWPDLMIVEDGSGRWQVDLVKLVTEAGYRIVEKTKLNYVFERV
- a CDS encoding type II toxin-antitoxin system VapC family toxin, with protein sequence MIVVDTSALMAILLGEADADACEAALAEADAIAMAAPTFVEAMVVATGRGIGSRMASLVDVLGVKIWSCDEVAARRAAEAHARWGRGRHPAKLNYGDTFSYELARRLECPLLFVGDDFSKTDVRSALAA
- a CDS encoding type II toxin-antitoxin system prevent-host-death family antitoxin → MKISVTAAKAQLTELVRRAEAGEEVVLTRHGRPAVRLVPDGHRAPPEVAERRAAIRRIAALAATEALPGPDAARSQDYLYDEHGAPR
- the sfsA gene encoding DNA/RNA nuclease SfsA, encoding MRFPAPLVEARLIRRYKRFLADVAFADGSEATAHVANPGSMLGLAEPGSRVWLSASTNPKRKLAWSWELVEAAPMTGGAARLVGVNTATPNRLVAEALAQGRLAPFRDYARVRPEVAYGERSRVDFLLEGEGLPPLYLEVKNCHLMREDGLAEFPDCTAARSARHLDELAAMVQAGARAALVTVVQMEAARFRPAADIDPAYAAAFARARAAGVETHAFVCRVTPEEIVVEGEIPVVAD
- a CDS encoding isoprenylcysteine carboxylmethyltransferase family protein; this encodes MSFPHRSAIVAWACWSLAVLASAAHAPRLAVEIVTLSPRLLPLAGAIAVFVALVAWLQREMGLALARSSFGAPQTLVTSGPFAYSRNPIYLAFAIPLSSLALYSIPGALFGLALYFAAMTLLVVRPEERDLASAFGPAFEAWAARTPRWIGLPRQAA